The Streptomyces sp. P9-A4 genome contains a region encoding:
- a CDS encoding exo-beta-N-acetylmuramidase NamZ family protein, whose amino-acid sequence MSLSRRSLLAAGGAVGAVTAAVPTASAAGRPPGPGRVRTGFERLAADGYALLAGERVGIVTNPTGITPDARHVVDEMHGDERVDLTAVFGPEHGFRGTAQAGGSEGRYDDPATGLPVYDTYLKSGQQLADVFTASGVDTVVFDIQDVGARFYTYIWTLYDCMVAAALAGKRFVVLDRPNPVTGRAALGPVLDRAFATFVGREPIAQAHAMTVAELALLFNGEFLAAPVALETVRMTGWRRTEFFDATGLPWVPPSPNMPTADTALVYSGTCLFEGTNLSEGRGTTRPFELLGAEGIDRRWAEAANALGLPGVRFREAYFAPTFSKFQGRTVGGVQLHVDDRESFDPVRTGIGLLVTARNSWSGFAWRADHWIDKLTGSTRVRTLIDAGAGVDEVVGAWETDLSAFRAVRRGYLLYR is encoded by the coding sequence ATGAGCCTGTCGCGTCGGAGTCTGCTGGCCGCCGGAGGTGCCGTCGGGGCGGTGACGGCCGCCGTGCCCACCGCATCGGCGGCGGGACGGCCGCCGGGGCCCGGCCGGGTGCGGACCGGTTTCGAGCGGCTCGCCGCCGACGGGTACGCGCTCCTGGCCGGCGAGCGGGTCGGCATCGTCACCAACCCGACCGGGATCACCCCGGACGCACGGCACGTGGTGGACGAGATGCACGGCGACGAGCGGGTGGACCTGACCGCCGTCTTCGGCCCCGAGCACGGCTTCCGGGGTACCGCCCAGGCGGGCGGCTCGGAGGGCCGGTACGACGACCCGGCGACCGGGCTGCCCGTCTACGACACGTATCTGAAGAGCGGGCAGCAGCTCGCGGACGTCTTCACCGCCTCCGGCGTGGACACGGTCGTCTTCGACATCCAGGACGTCGGCGCCCGCTTCTACACCTACATCTGGACGCTGTACGACTGCATGGTGGCCGCCGCCCTGGCCGGGAAGCGGTTCGTGGTCCTGGACCGGCCGAACCCGGTGACCGGGCGGGCGGCACTCGGCCCCGTCCTGGACCGGGCCTTCGCCACGTTCGTCGGGCGCGAGCCGATCGCTCAGGCGCACGCCATGACGGTGGCCGAGCTGGCCCTGCTCTTCAACGGGGAGTTCCTGGCCGCGCCGGTCGCCCTGGAGACCGTACGGATGACGGGCTGGCGGCGTACGGAGTTCTTCGACGCCACCGGGCTGCCCTGGGTGCCGCCCAGCCCGAACATGCCGACGGCCGACACCGCGCTCGTCTACTCGGGCACCTGCCTCTTCGAGGGGACGAACCTCTCCGAGGGCCGGGGCACCACCCGCCCGTTCGAACTCCTCGGCGCCGAGGGGATCGACCGGCGGTGGGCGGAGGCGGCGAACGCCCTCGGGCTCCCCGGGGTCCGCTTCCGGGAGGCGTACTTCGCGCCGACCTTCTCCAAGTTCCAGGGGAGGACCGTGGGCGGGGTGCAGCTGCACGTCGACGACCGCGAGTCCTTCGACCCGGTACGGACCGGCATCGGCCTCCTCGTCACCGCCAGGAACTCGTGGTCCGGCTTCGCCTGGCGCGCGGACCACTGGATCGACAAGCTGACCGGCTCGACCCGGGTGCGGACGCTGATCGACGCGGGGGCGGGTGTCGACGAGGTCGTGGGGGCGTGGGAGACGGACCTGTCGGCCTTCCGGGCGGTACGGAGGGGGTACCTGCTGTACCGGTGA
- a CDS encoding DMT family transporter, which translates to MQKQSSRLALGAAGVTVVLWASAFVSIRSAGAAYSPGALALGRLLAGSLVLGTVLLIRREGLPPRAALPGILVSGLLWFGVYMVVLNWGEQEVDAGTAAMVVNIGPILIALLGARFLGEALPPRLLAGMAVSFAGAVTVGLSMSRASSGGHASVLGVLLCLLAAVAYAGGVVAQKPALAHAGALQVTTFGCLVGAVACLPFAGQLVEEVGSAPLSATLNMVYLGVFPTALAFTTWAYALARTTAGRMGATTYAVPALVVLMAWVFLGELPGPLTLAGGALCLAGVAVSRSRARASGSAGTAEST; encoded by the coding sequence ATGCAGAAGCAATCCTCCCGGCTCGCCCTCGGCGCCGCCGGGGTCACCGTCGTCCTCTGGGCCTCCGCCTTCGTCTCCATCCGCAGCGCCGGGGCCGCCTACTCCCCCGGCGCGCTGGCGCTCGGGCGCCTGCTCGCCGGGTCCCTGGTCCTCGGGACCGTCCTCCTGATCCGGCGGGAGGGGCTGCCGCCACGGGCCGCCCTGCCGGGGATCCTGGTGTCGGGCCTGCTCTGGTTCGGGGTCTACATGGTGGTGCTCAACTGGGGCGAGCAGGAGGTCGACGCCGGGACGGCGGCGATGGTGGTGAACATCGGGCCGATCCTGATCGCGCTGCTCGGCGCGCGGTTCCTGGGGGAGGCGCTGCCGCCCCGGCTGCTCGCGGGCATGGCGGTGTCCTTCGCGGGCGCGGTGACCGTGGGCCTCTCGATGTCCCGCGCGTCCTCCGGCGGCCACGCCTCCGTGCTCGGGGTGCTGCTCTGCCTCCTGGCCGCGGTGGCGTACGCGGGCGGGGTCGTGGCGCAGAAGCCCGCGCTCGCGCACGCCGGCGCGCTCCAGGTGACGACCTTCGGGTGCCTGGTGGGGGCGGTGGCGTGTCTGCCGTTCGCCGGGCAGCTGGTCGAGGAGGTGGGTTCGGCGCCGCTGTCGGCGACGCTGAACATGGTCTATCTGGGGGTCTTCCCGACCGCGCTCGCGTTCACCACCTGGGCCTATGCGCTGGCCCGTACGACGGCGGGACGGATGGGCGCGACGACCTACGCCGTACCCGCCCTGGTCGTCCTGATGGCCTGGGTGTTCCTGGGTGAGCTGCCGGGGCCGCTCACCCTCGCCGGGGGCGCGCTGTGCCTGGCCGGGGTGGCTGTTTCCCGCTCCCGCGCGCGGGCTTCCGGGAGCGCCGGAACGGCTGAATCCACCTGA
- a CDS encoding MaoC family dehydratase, with protein sequence MAEPRIFNSAEELRAGVGEQLGHSDWLEIDQKRIDLFADATGDHQWIHVDPERAAAGPFGTTIAHGYLTLSLLPTFVPQVLSVQGMKMGINYGTEKVRFPAPVPVGSRLRATAVLTKVEEAGGGVQVTAAVTVEREGSEKPVCVAESVSRYYF encoded by the coding sequence ATGGCCGAGCCGAGGATCTTCAACTCCGCCGAGGAGCTGCGCGCGGGGGTCGGCGAGCAGCTGGGGCACAGCGACTGGCTGGAGATCGACCAGAAGCGCATCGACCTCTTCGCCGATGCCACCGGCGATCACCAGTGGATCCACGTCGACCCCGAGCGCGCCGCCGCCGGGCCGTTCGGCACGACCATCGCGCACGGCTATCTGACGCTCTCCCTGCTGCCGACCTTCGTCCCGCAGGTCCTGTCGGTCCAGGGCATGAAGATGGGCATCAACTACGGCACGGAGAAGGTGCGTTTCCCCGCCCCGGTCCCGGTCGGCTCGCGGCTGCGTGCCACGGCCGTCCTGACGAAGGTCGAGGAGGCGGGTGGCGGCGTGCAGGTGACGGCGGCGGTGACCGTGGAGCGCGAGGGCTCGGAGAAGCCGGTCTGCGTCGCCGAGTCGGTCTCGCGCTACTACTTCTGA
- a CDS encoding ArsR/SmtB family transcription factor has product MAASDLAALAALFADETRAAFLLALLDGRAWTAGELARHAGVAPSTTSEHLGKLVTGGVLTEERQGRHRYVRLADPGIAHLVEDLATRSEPPVAAPPRSLRAANAGRAMARGRTCYDHLAGRLGITITEAMTGRGLLRQDTGFALTDRGLAWFEGLGIPLVRRGRRPVARGCLDWTERRPHLAGLAGAALCAHALDSGWCERIGSERAVRVTEEGERALHASLGIASADLR; this is encoded by the coding sequence ATGGCAGCCAGTGACCTCGCCGCGCTCGCGGCGCTCTTCGCGGACGAGACCCGTGCCGCGTTCCTGCTCGCCCTGCTCGACGGGCGAGCCTGGACCGCCGGCGAACTCGCCCGGCACGCGGGCGTGGCGCCCTCCACCACCAGCGAGCACCTCGGCAAGCTCGTCACCGGCGGGGTGCTCACCGAGGAACGGCAGGGCCGCCACCGGTACGTCCGCCTCGCCGACCCCGGGATCGCTCACCTGGTGGAGGACCTCGCCACCCGGTCCGAGCCGCCCGTGGCCGCGCCGCCCCGCTCCCTGCGGGCCGCGAACGCCGGGCGGGCGATGGCGCGGGGCCGGACCTGTTACGACCATCTCGCCGGGCGGCTCGGCATCACGATCACGGAGGCGATGACCGGCCGCGGGCTGCTCCGCCAGGACACCGGTTTCGCCCTCACGGACCGGGGTCTCGCCTGGTTCGAGGGGCTCGGCATCCCGCTCGTACGCCGGGGGCGGCGGCCCGTCGCGCGCGGCTGCCTCGACTGGACCGAGCGCCGGCCGCACCTCGCCGGACTCGCGGGCGCCGCGCTCTGCGCACACGCGCTGGACAGCGGATGGTGCGAGCGGATCGGGTCCGAGCGGGCGGTACGGGTGACCGAGGAGGGCGAGCGGGCGCTGCACGCGTCCCTGGGCATCGCGTCGGCGGACCTTCGGTAG
- the soxR gene encoding redox-sensitive transcriptional activator SoxR — protein sequence MPQIPEKIHELTVGQLSARSGAAVSALHFYEAKGLISSRRTTGNQRRYGRDTLRRVAFVRAAQRVGIPLATIREALAQLPEERTPTNEDWARLSAAWRTELDERIKQLGRLRDHLTDCIGCGCLSLETCVLSNPDDAFGERMAGSRLLPVRRPAPEDTP from the coding sequence GTGCCGCAGATTCCAGAGAAGATCCACGAGCTCACCGTCGGCCAGCTCTCCGCCCGTAGCGGGGCCGCCGTCTCCGCCCTCCACTTCTACGAGGCGAAGGGGCTCATCAGCAGCCGCCGTACCACCGGCAACCAGCGCCGCTACGGCCGCGACACCCTGCGCCGGGTCGCCTTCGTCCGCGCCGCGCAGCGGGTCGGCATCCCCCTCGCCACGATCCGCGAGGCACTCGCCCAGCTTCCTGAGGAGCGGACCCCCACCAACGAGGACTGGGCCAGGCTCTCGGCCGCCTGGCGCACCGAGCTCGACGAGCGCATCAAGCAACTGGGGCGGCTCCGCGACCATCTGACGGACTGCATCGGCTGCGGCTGTCTGTCCCTGGAGACCTGCGTCCTGTCCAACCCCGACGACGCCTTCGGCGAACGCATGGCGGGCTCCCGCCTGCTGCCGGTCCGCCGCCCGGCTCCGGAGGACACGCCCTGA
- a CDS encoding erythromycin esterase family protein encodes MTFSRTSSRRRLPLVGLLVAACLGTLAPAAGAAGAPAAPDPARELARTAQPLTDLRPLDRMIGSAKVVGIGEATHSSAEFFEAKHRIFEHLVERQGFTTFALEANWSTGLLVDAWVRTGAGDIREIMRDEFQESYRLWNTEEYFDLFRWMRRHNQLHPGHQVRFMGNDLGYAGANLFDTVTSYVARTHPALLPRFRELYRASRPTGEVDTWMKGYLAKPLPERRRMAAEVNGALALLEEQRPARDPRAREAAAWAVQHARAIAQVGTEYAHDMATDAGIAEAMLYRDRIMAENTVWWQRRTGDRIVLSAHNGHVGYETTRPDQYPRLQGAFLRDALGRDYVSVGASFGQGSFNAHDTEAPGEPLRSFTVGPLGPDSNTHTLDRVSPGAFYLDLRRTTPAAHDWLSVPRPTRNIGTAYPWAGDLAQVRLASSYDLLVHFPRVTAARPR; translated from the coding sequence ATGACGTTCTCCCGTACCTCCTCACGCCGTCGTCTGCCCCTGGTCGGGCTGCTGGTCGCCGCCTGCCTCGGCACCCTCGCACCCGCCGCCGGGGCGGCCGGCGCCCCGGCGGCCCCCGATCCCGCACGCGAACTCGCCCGCACCGCACAGCCCTTGACCGACCTGCGGCCGCTCGACCGGATGATCGGCTCGGCCAAGGTCGTCGGCATCGGCGAGGCCACCCACAGCTCGGCCGAGTTCTTCGAGGCCAAGCACCGGATCTTCGAACACCTGGTGGAACGCCAGGGCTTCACCACCTTCGCCCTGGAGGCGAACTGGTCCACCGGACTGCTCGTCGACGCGTGGGTGCGCACCGGCGCCGGCGACATCAGGGAGATCATGCGGGACGAGTTCCAGGAGTCGTACCGGCTCTGGAACACCGAGGAGTACTTCGATCTGTTCCGCTGGATGCGGCGGCACAACCAGCTCCACCCCGGGCACCAGGTCCGCTTCATGGGCAACGACCTGGGCTACGCGGGCGCGAACCTCTTCGACACCGTCACCTCCTACGTGGCCCGCACCCACCCGGCGCTCCTCCCCCGCTTCCGGGAGCTGTACCGGGCCTCGCGCCCGACCGGCGAGGTCGATACCTGGATGAAGGGGTACCTGGCCAAGCCGCTCCCCGAACGCCGGCGGATGGCCGCCGAGGTGAACGGGGCCCTCGCCCTCCTGGAGGAGCAGCGCCCCGCCCGGGACCCCCGGGCGCGGGAGGCCGCCGCGTGGGCGGTGCAGCACGCGCGGGCCATCGCCCAGGTCGGCACCGAGTACGCCCACGACATGGCGACGGACGCGGGGATCGCCGAGGCGATGCTCTACCGCGACCGGATCATGGCCGAGAACACCGTGTGGTGGCAGCGACGGACCGGCGACCGGATCGTGCTCTCCGCGCACAACGGCCACGTCGGCTACGAGACCACCCGCCCGGACCAGTACCCGCGGCTCCAGGGCGCCTTCCTGCGGGACGCCCTCGGCCGGGACTACGTGAGCGTCGGCGCGAGCTTCGGACAGGGGTCCTTCAACGCCCACGACACGGAGGCCCCGGGCGAACCGCTGCGGTCCTTCACCGTGGGCCCGCTCGGCCCCGACAGCAACACCCACACCCTGGACCGGGTGTCGCCCGGCGCCTTCTACCTGGACCTCCGGCGGACGACGCCCGCGGCACACGACTGGCTCTCCGTGCCCCGGCCGACCCGGAACATCGGGACCGCGTACCCCTGGGCGGGCGATCTGGCGCAGGTGCGCCTCGCCAGCTCGTACGACCTGCTGGTCCATTTCCCCCGGGTCACGGCGGCGCGGCCGCGCTGA
- a CDS encoding TetR family transcriptional regulator, whose protein sequence is MAIQQRAERTRREILSAAARVFDGMGYERASLARIAGEARVTTGALVFHFATKADLATEVRVRARAVTRITVESACLSTEGVGGTAIDKLVIATHALIRLFETDPTARAGERLSRELQLPGPGLSRDCPWRREVARLARFAAAEDALRPGVDATAVAALIGYVITGVELEMRAPGTPADETWPAEEPRGPRPSAESGALHGPAEQRLARIWELILPGLVHPTTRNRGPRPRPRHHGTAAPDADTTAPRP, encoded by the coding sequence ATGGCGATTCAGCAGCGGGCGGAGCGGACAAGACGGGAAATCCTGTCGGCGGCCGCACGGGTCTTCGACGGGATGGGATACGAACGGGCGTCGTTGGCCCGGATCGCGGGCGAGGCGCGGGTGACCACCGGCGCGCTCGTCTTCCACTTCGCGACCAAGGCGGATCTGGCGACGGAGGTACGGGTGCGGGCCCGCGCGGTCACCCGCATCACGGTCGAGTCGGCCTGCCTGTCCACGGAGGGCGTGGGCGGCACGGCCATCGACAAGCTGGTGATCGCGACGCACGCGCTGATCCGGCTCTTCGAGACGGACCCGACGGCGCGGGCCGGTGAACGCCTGTCGCGCGAGCTCCAGTTACCTGGCCCCGGGCTGTCCCGGGACTGCCCCTGGCGGCGCGAGGTGGCCCGCCTCGCGCGCTTCGCGGCGGCGGAGGACGCGCTGCGGCCCGGTGTGGACGCGACGGCGGTCGCGGCGCTCATCGGGTACGTGATCACCGGGGTCGAGCTGGAGATGCGCGCCCCCGGCACGCCGGCCGACGAGACCTGGCCGGCCGAGGAGCCCCGGGGGCCCCGGCCGTCCGCCGAGAGCGGCGCCCTGCACGGGCCGGCCGAACAACGGCTCGCCCGCATCTGGGAGTTGATCCTGCCGGGCCTGGTGCACCCGACCACCCGGAACCGCGGCCCCCGCCCCCGTCCCCGGCATCACGGCACGGCGGCGCCTGACGCCGACACCACGGCACCACGGCCCTGA
- a CDS encoding YiaA/YiaB family inner membrane protein: MSDTPVKQQNTAAYYLQAVISFGIAIAAVAVGVYQLDASAWVRAFLAISVLYLTTSAFTLAKVVRDRQEAGQIVSRVDQARLEKLLAEHDPFQKL, encoded by the coding sequence ATGAGCGACACACCGGTCAAGCAGCAGAACACCGCCGCCTACTACCTGCAGGCCGTCATTTCCTTCGGGATCGCGATCGCGGCCGTGGCCGTCGGCGTCTACCAGCTCGACGCCAGCGCCTGGGTCCGCGCCTTCCTCGCCATCTCGGTCCTCTATCTGACGACCTCGGCCTTCACGCTCGCCAAGGTCGTCCGCGACCGGCAGGAGGCCGGCCAGATCGTCAGCCGCGTCGACCAGGCCCGCCTGGAGAAGCTCCTCGCCGAACACGACCCCTTCCAGAAGCTCTGA
- a CDS encoding serine-threonine protein kinase, translated as MSVEPYSEITFDKDGDGPAGQAGRLAAPARQGVTDLVVFAHGWNNSPSGATRLCSDFFAPFPGLLAPGVEAAYAGVIWPSMMFSGEPVPDYRALVTVLPEKEPVLDRITELLVTAPPEETAFAEFGALLRELAEVGPEGGREGPTAGPWEPVPEFLVGDPVEVCALFTAALEAGPPPPGPAEDVGSVPPEGFGEGLKRYWKGAREALRQTTYYVMKKRAGLVGETGLGPLLGEVARTAPGLRVHLVGHSMGARLVAYALRGLPSGARPVASVTLLQGAFSHYAFAARLPHDPGRSGSLRDAQLRVRGPVVACYSRYDTALGVMYPLASRLAGESESFDGAGSLGAAAGLLGADDPRWGAIGHDGVQAVPGTAARTLAAVLREGVPGSGCVSVDAAEVVRSHSDICHEELARVVVSAAGTGR; from the coding sequence ATGAGTGTGGAGCCGTACAGCGAGATCACCTTCGACAAGGACGGCGACGGGCCCGCGGGGCAGGCCGGGCGCCTCGCCGCGCCGGCCCGGCAGGGGGTCACCGACCTGGTGGTCTTCGCGCACGGGTGGAACAACTCCCCGTCCGGCGCCACCCGTCTCTGCTCCGACTTCTTCGCGCCGTTCCCCGGGCTGCTCGCCCCCGGGGTGGAGGCCGCCTACGCGGGCGTGATCTGGCCTTCGATGATGTTCTCCGGCGAGCCGGTGCCCGACTACCGGGCCCTCGTGACGGTCCTCCCCGAGAAGGAACCCGTCCTCGACCGGATCACGGAACTCCTCGTGACGGCGCCGCCCGAGGAGACCGCGTTCGCCGAGTTCGGGGCGCTGCTGCGGGAGCTGGCCGAGGTGGGCCCCGAGGGCGGCCGGGAGGGCCCGACGGCCGGGCCCTGGGAGCCGGTGCCGGAGTTCCTGGTCGGGGACCCGGTGGAGGTGTGCGCCCTGTTCACGGCGGCGCTGGAAGCGGGGCCGCCGCCGCCCGGGCCGGCGGAGGACGTCGGGTCCGTGCCTCCGGAAGGGTTCGGGGAGGGGCTGAAGCGGTACTGGAAGGGCGCCCGCGAGGCGCTGCGGCAGACCACGTACTACGTCATGAAGAAGCGGGCGGGGCTGGTCGGTGAGACCGGTCTCGGGCCGCTGCTCGGCGAGGTCGCCCGCACCGCGCCCGGTCTCCGTGTGCACCTCGTCGGCCACAGCATGGGCGCCCGGCTCGTCGCGTACGCGCTGCGGGGGCTGCCGTCGGGGGCCAGGCCGGTCGCCTCCGTCACCCTCCTCCAGGGCGCGTTCTCGCACTACGCCTTCGCGGCCCGGCTTCCGCACGACCCCGGGCGGTCCGGTTCGCTGCGGGACGCGCAGCTGCGGGTACGGGGGCCCGTGGTGGCCTGCTACTCGCGGTACGACACGGCGCTCGGGGTGATGTACCCGCTGGCCTCCCGGCTCGCGGGCGAGTCCGAGTCCTTCGACGGGGCGGGGTCCCTGGGGGCGGCGGCCGGTCTGCTGGGGGCGGACGACCCTCGCTGGGGGGCGATCGGGCACGACGGGGTCCAGGCCGTACCGGGAACGGCGGCCCGCACTCTGGCGGCGGTGCTGCGCGAGGGGGTGCCGGGCTCGGGCTGCGTGAGCGTGGACGCGGCGGAGGTGGTCCGCTCGCACAGCGACATCTGCCACGAGGAACTGGCCAGGGTGGTGGTGTCGGCGGCGGGGACGGGGAGGTAG
- a CDS encoding acyl-CoA dehydrogenase family protein yields the protein MDLALSEEQEAVRRLAEDFVAREVTPHAVAWDRAEEVDRAIVKKLGAVGFLGLTIPEEYGGSGGDHLAYCLVTEELGRGDSSVRGIVSVSLGLVAKTVAAWGDEAQKREWLPRLASGEALGCFGLTEPGTGSDAGNLATRAVRDGDDYLVSGSKMFITNGTWADVVLLFARTNDTPGHKGVSAFLVPADTPGLTRRAVHGKLGLRGQATAELVLEDVRVPASAMLGPEGKGFAVAMSALAKGRMSVAAGCVGIAQAALDAAVRYAGEREQFGKPIASYQLVQELISDIAVDVDAARLLTWRVADLIDRGQDFATAASQAKLYASEAAVRAANNALQVFGGYGYIDEYPVGKLLRDARVMTLYEGTSQIQKLIIGRALTGVSAF from the coding sequence GTGGATCTGGCACTCAGTGAGGAACAGGAAGCCGTGCGGCGGCTCGCCGAGGACTTCGTCGCACGCGAGGTCACCCCGCACGCCGTCGCGTGGGACCGCGCCGAGGAGGTGGACCGGGCGATCGTGAAGAAGCTCGGCGCCGTCGGCTTCCTCGGACTCACGATCCCGGAGGAGTACGGCGGCTCCGGCGGCGACCACCTCGCCTACTGTCTCGTCACCGAGGAGCTCGGACGCGGCGACTCCTCCGTGCGCGGCATCGTCTCCGTCTCCCTCGGTCTGGTCGCCAAGACCGTCGCCGCCTGGGGCGACGAGGCGCAGAAGCGGGAGTGGCTGCCCCGGCTCGCCTCCGGCGAGGCGCTCGGCTGCTTCGGCCTCACCGAACCCGGCACCGGCTCCGACGCCGGGAACCTCGCCACCCGGGCCGTGCGCGACGGCGACGACTACCTCGTCAGCGGCAGCAAGATGTTCATCACCAACGGCACCTGGGCCGATGTCGTCCTGCTCTTCGCCCGCACCAACGACACCCCGGGCCACAAGGGCGTCTCCGCCTTCCTCGTCCCCGCCGACACCCCCGGCCTCACCCGCCGCGCCGTGCACGGCAAGCTCGGGCTGCGCGGCCAGGCCACCGCCGAACTGGTCCTCGAGGACGTCCGCGTCCCCGCGTCCGCGATGCTCGGACCCGAGGGCAAGGGCTTCGCCGTCGCCATGTCCGCCCTCGCCAAGGGCCGTATGTCGGTCGCGGCGGGCTGTGTCGGCATCGCGCAGGCCGCCCTCGACGCGGCCGTGCGGTACGCGGGGGAGCGCGAGCAGTTCGGCAAGCCGATCGCCTCGTACCAGCTGGTGCAGGAACTCATCAGCGACATCGCCGTCGACGTGGACGCGGCGCGGCTGCTGACCTGGCGGGTCGCCGATCTGATCGACCGGGGCCAGGACTTCGCCACCGCCGCCTCCCAGGCCAAGCTGTACGCCTCCGAGGCCGCCGTCCGCGCCGCGAACAACGCCCTCCAGGTCTTCGGCGGTTACGGCTACATCGACGAGTACCCGGTCGGGAAGCTCCTGCGCGACGCACGCGTCATGACCCTGTACGAGGGCACCAGCCAGATCCAGAAGCTCATCATCGGACGGGCCCTGACCGGAGTCTCGGCCTTCTGA
- a CDS encoding TetR/AcrR family transcriptional regulator, with translation MSDDEQRGRGAASVHRVGGLLGDLQAADEQPVAPRRRADAERNRALILAAAEQLFAEQDPRSVTMDRIAKAAGVGRATLYRSFPDPSSVAVALLDEHERRLQGQLIYGPPPLGPGAPAGERLAAFYLAMLDLLERHLPLALGAETGPARFRTGAYGFWRVHVRTLLVGHGVQDPDPLIDIALSPLSPELFQFQRHELGLSTERIGRSLADFARQLLRSGE, from the coding sequence ATGAGCGACGACGAGCAGCGCGGACGTGGAGCCGCCTCCGTGCACCGGGTCGGCGGGCTCCTTGGTGATCTCCAGGCGGCGGACGAACAGCCGGTCGCCCCGCGCCGACGGGCGGACGCGGAGCGCAACCGCGCCCTGATCCTGGCCGCGGCGGAACAGCTCTTCGCGGAGCAGGACCCGCGCTCCGTCACCATGGACCGGATCGCCAAGGCCGCCGGGGTGGGCCGCGCCACGCTCTACCGGAGCTTCCCCGACCCCTCGTCGGTCGCCGTGGCTCTGCTCGACGAGCACGAGCGCCGGCTCCAGGGGCAGCTCATCTACGGCCCGCCGCCGCTGGGTCCCGGCGCGCCCGCCGGAGAGCGCCTGGCCGCGTTCTACCTCGCGATGCTCGATCTGCTCGAACGTCATCTGCCGCTGGCGCTGGGGGCGGAGACCGGCCCCGCGCGCTTCCGGACCGGTGCCTACGGCTTCTGGCGCGTGCACGTCCGCACGCTGCTCGTCGGCCACGGCGTCCAGGACCCGGACCCGCTGATCGACATCGCGCTCAGCCCGCTGTCACCCGAGCTGTTCCAGTTCCAGCGGCACGAACTCGGCCTGTCGACCGAGCGCATCGGCCGCTCGCTCGCGGACTTCGCCCGGCAGCTGCTGCGCTCGGGGGAGTGA
- a CDS encoding TetR/AcrR family transcriptional regulator encodes MSAAEETPGGEDMSWGEVTPEAARRLLVAAVEAFAERGYHATTTRDIAGRAGMSPAALYIHYKTKEELLHRISRIGHDKALEILRAAADGEGTAAERLADAVRSFVRWHAERHTTARVVQYELDALGPEHRAEIVELRRESDATVRRVIDEGVATGEFDVPDVPGTTVAVLSLCIDVSRWFNTQGRHTADEVGALYADLVLRMVGAQK; translated from the coding sequence ATGAGCGCGGCGGAGGAGACGCCCGGGGGCGAGGACATGTCCTGGGGCGAGGTCACGCCCGAGGCGGCCCGACGGCTGCTCGTGGCCGCGGTCGAGGCGTTCGCCGAGCGCGGCTACCACGCGACCACCACCCGGGACATCGCCGGCCGCGCCGGGATGAGCCCGGCCGCGCTCTACATCCACTACAAGACCAAGGAAGAGCTGCTCCACCGGATCAGCCGCATCGGCCACGACAAGGCCCTGGAGATCCTCCGGGCCGCCGCCGACGGCGAGGGCACCGCCGCCGAGCGCCTCGCCGACGCCGTGCGCTCCTTCGTCCGCTGGCACGCCGAGCGGCACACCACCGCGCGGGTCGTCCAGTACGAACTCGACGCCCTCGGCCCCGAGCACCGCGCCGAGATCGTGGAGCTGCGCCGCGAGTCCGACGCGACGGTGCGCCGTGTCATCGACGAGGGCGTGGCGACGGGCGAGTTCGACGTGCCGGACGTGCCCGGCACCACGGTCGCCGTGCTCTCGCTCTGCATCGACGTCTCGCGCTGGTTCAACACCCAGGGCCGCCACACGGCGGACGAGGTCGGCGCGCTCTACGCCGACCTCGTCCTCAGGATGGTCGGCGCTCAGAAGTAG